In Halobaculum sp. XH14, a single genomic region encodes these proteins:
- a CDS encoding nicotinamide-nucleotide adenylyltransferase, whose protein sequence is MRGFYIGRFQPFHDGHHHMVEEIADEVDELVLGIGSAGDSHTMRNPFTAGERIMMVSKSVDELDLRTYPVPIEDLDRNSVWVSHVQSMSPKFDVAYSNNPLVVQLFREAGVEVRSSPMFRREVLEGAELRDRMVRGDGWKTLVPDAVVDVIEEIDGVERLRRVADTDANGDDSADPE, encoded by the coding sequence ATGCGGGGGTTCTACATCGGCCGGTTCCAGCCGTTCCACGACGGCCACCACCACATGGTCGAGGAGATCGCGGACGAGGTCGACGAACTCGTCCTCGGAATCGGTTCGGCCGGCGACTCCCACACGATGCGGAACCCCTTCACGGCCGGCGAGCGCATCATGATGGTGAGCAAGTCGGTCGACGAACTCGACCTGCGAACGTACCCCGTGCCGATCGAGGACCTCGACCGCAACTCGGTCTGGGTGAGCCACGTCCAGTCGATGTCGCCGAAGTTCGACGTGGCCTACTCGAACAACCCGCTCGTCGTCCAGCTGTTCCGGGAGGCGGGCGTCGAGGTCCGCTCCTCGCCGATGTTCCGCCGCGAGGTGCTGGAGGGCGCGGAACTCCGCGACCGGATGGTGCGCGGGGACGGCTGGAAGACGCTCGTCCCCGACGCGGTCGTCGACGTCATCGAGGAGATCGACGGCGTGGAACGGCTCCGCCGCGTCGCCGACACGGACGCGAACGGCGACGACAGCGCCGACCCCGAGTAG
- a CDS encoding SAM hydrolase/SAM-dependent halogenase family protein, giving the protein MFTLASDFGSPYPAAMRGVLLSETDGEPRLVDVAHDLPRQDVRAAAFWLRFVLPEFPPAVHLAVVDPGVGTDRDALVVRAGEHALVGPDNGSLLPPARALVAESASDTDGSAPAAGVDADVEVEAFAVDVESPASSTFHGRDVFAPTAAAVHDAGVADLRALDALTPTDDAVDLRLPGADVDDDRAAGEALVVDDFGNVVTNVPGSFLEGLVGTELLVETPHGSMRVPVVETFAGVDSGDPLVTVGSHGYVECDVNQGRGDDAFGLAPGDELAFSPQPE; this is encoded by the coding sequence ATGTTCACCCTGGCCTCCGACTTCGGCTCCCCGTACCCGGCGGCGATGAGGGGCGTCCTCCTCTCGGAAACCGACGGCGAACCGCGGCTGGTCGACGTCGCCCACGACCTGCCCCGACAGGACGTGCGCGCCGCCGCGTTCTGGCTGCGGTTCGTGCTTCCCGAGTTCCCGCCGGCCGTCCACCTCGCTGTCGTCGACCCCGGCGTCGGCACCGACCGCGACGCGCTGGTCGTCAGGGCCGGCGAGCACGCGCTCGTCGGGCCGGACAACGGCTCGTTGCTGCCGCCGGCGCGGGCACTCGTGGCCGAGTCGGCGAGTGATACCGACGGCAGTGCTCCGGCTGCGGGGGTCGACGCTGACGTCGAGGTCGAAGCGTTCGCGGTCGACGTCGAGAGCCCGGCCAGCAGCACCTTCCACGGCCGGGACGTGTTCGCGCCGACCGCGGCGGCCGTCCACGACGCCGGGGTGGCGGACCTCCGCGCGCTCGACGCGCTGACGCCGACCGACGACGCCGTCGACCTGCGACTCCCCGGGGCGGACGTGGACGACGACCGCGCCGCGGGCGAGGCGCTCGTCGTCGACGACTTCGGCAACGTCGTCACGAACGTCCCCGGCTCGTTTCTCGAGGGCCTCGTCGGAACCGAACTGCTGGTCGAGACGCCGCACGGCTCGATGCGGGTCCCGGTCGTGGAGACGTTCGCCGGCGTCGACTCGGGCGACCCGCTCGTGACCGTCGGGAGCCACGGCTACGTCGAGTGCGACGTGAACCAGGGGCGCGGGGACGACGCCTTCGGGCTCGCACCCGGCGACGAACTCGCGTTCTCCCCGCAGCCGGAGTAG